Proteins encoded in a region of the Shewanella polaris genome:
- a CDS encoding zinc ribbon domain-containing protein — MALVACPKCQKRISSLAKQCPHCKVDLSGNTESITIISHIERSNSLMNQSFLFLTLFIAGVVVWFWGGEPAQGLKSYFAIAMFVIGFVGYLVTRIRIVLHKRKSV; from the coding sequence ATGGCCTTAGTTGCATGCCCTAAATGTCAAAAGCGAATTTCAAGTTTGGCGAAACAATGTCCACATTGCAAAGTAGACTTGAGTGGTAATACTGAATCTATCACTATTATTAGCCACATTGAGCGTTCAAATAGCTTAATGAATCAAAGTTTTCTTTTTCTGACGTTATTTATCGCGGGTGTTGTGGTTTGGTTTTGGGGCGGTGAGCCTGCACAGGGGCTAAAGTCTTACTTTGCGATTGCAATGTTTGTTATTGGCTTTGTGGGTTATCTTGTGACTCGCATCAGAATAGTATTACATAAACGGAAATCAGTATGA
- a CDS encoding M14 family metallopeptidase — protein sequence MRITANFDGGNIDVINLDKHDDIQLAIRPDFGGEFYQWFNFRLEGEVGQTYTLNILNAGSASYPTGWEDYQAVASYDRQTWFRLPTQYADGKLTIQAELDCEAIQIAYFAPYSYERHLDLISEVQLHPAVSLEHLGLTLDGRDMTLLKIGDANPDKKNIWITARQHPGETMAEWLVEGLLNQLLDSDCPTSKALLDKANFYIVPNMNPDGSARGHLRTNAVGTNLNREWQTPSLEKSPEVFYVVNKMQQTGVDLFYDVHGDEGLPYVFLAGCEGVPNYNDKMAELQQQFLSALTIASADFQTEFGYDKDEPGKANLTVGSNWVANTFSCLSNTLEMPFKDNANLADPFVGWSPERCVYLGEASLVAMLAVVDNL from the coding sequence ATGCGGATTACAGCAAACTTTGACGGCGGCAACATTGACGTCATCAACCTTGATAAACATGATGATATACAACTTGCAATTCGACCTGATTTTGGTGGCGAATTTTATCAATGGTTCAATTTTCGTTTAGAAGGGGAAGTCGGTCAGACTTACACCCTTAATATCCTCAATGCAGGTAGCGCATCTTATCCAACAGGTTGGGAAGATTATCAAGCCGTTGCCAGTTATGATCGTCAAACATGGTTCAGATTGCCAACTCAATATGCCGACGGCAAGTTAACCATTCAAGCTGAACTTGATTGCGAAGCCATTCAAATTGCTTACTTTGCACCGTACAGTTACGAACGCCATTTAGATTTGATCAGCGAAGTGCAATTGCACCCAGCAGTAAGTCTTGAGCATCTTGGTTTAACCCTCGATGGTCGCGACATGACCTTACTTAAAATTGGTGATGCTAATCCAGATAAAAAAAATATTTGGATAACTGCGCGTCAACACCCTGGCGAAACCATGGCGGAATGGTTAGTCGAAGGCTTGCTAAATCAATTACTCGATAGTGATTGCCCAACATCTAAAGCCTTATTAGACAAAGCCAATTTCTATATTGTGCCTAACATGAATCCAGATGGCAGCGCACGCGGTCACTTACGTACTAATGCTGTAGGTACCAATTTAAATCGTGAATGGCAAACGCCTAGCTTAGAAAAAAGCCCTGAAGTGTTTTATGTCGTTAATAAAATGCAACAAACAGGTGTTGATTTATTTTATGATGTCCATGGTGATGAAGGTTTGCCTTATGTATTCCTTGCGGGTTGTGAAGGCGTACCAAACTACAACGATAAAATGGCTGAATTACAGCAACAATTCCTCAGCGCTTTGACTATTGCCAGTGCAGATTTTCAAACTGAGTTTGGTTATGATAAAGATGAACCTGGTAAAGCTAACTTAACCGTAGGTTCTAACTGGGTAGCCAATACGTTTAGCTGTTTATCAAATACACTAGAGATGCCATTTAAAGACAATGCCAATTTAGCTGATCCATTTGTGGGCTGGTCTCCAGAGCGTTGTGTGTATTTAGGCGAAGCGTCTTTAGTAGCAATGTTAGCTGTGGTTGATAACTTATAA